A single window of Flavobacterium sp. 140616W15 DNA harbors:
- a CDS encoding LysM peptidoglycan-binding domain-containing protein, whose translation MRELLTISLVFILSFNKITAQESIIEHKIQKGETAYFIAQKYKVSLDEIYKLNPESQNGLRDNQIVRIPVHTPIMETEIKQLTHTVAAKETLFGLSKQYNVSVEAIQNENTSILADGLKIGQELIIPQENNSKVKNASINTVTSSKAMHQVLAKESLFSIARQYNVSVQDLETLNKDILLNGLQIGQTIVIPNKRKTIDGRVRIINGETIFHVVAPKETKYSIAKKYGITIDQLESQNPEIVNGLVEGNKLAINIKEITPTNDNEELMLALAEKQVVVEKTKAKTIELEDLKDRLVIQKEMNQKVIKINDLNVDLKGMDGLKGNSIEKLRLVLEANKNVQEVLMSKLDSLVVIMTDDLTELKKMDILNMKESKRLEKKSYESISKTNELSSQLKKELAENRKSYAGLMNKVERIAVEENQEYKRKVRENIKNKTGETLLQSLSLEKIQYYKIDQEKNDAQNQKLIAKIDSLDTQKKIEVKRRISKASFYGSEAREFDDRLALVKLKRYQDKVLHNQINTETPITTLSLDEIKQKIKEDPLYNNEEVKIEVFDNLKAVPNGYYLVLGIFTDATQRDQFIMKLIDTGDFNASFFYNVNSQSYYVYSDAFENIEEALYKYKQKENTPLYKNWSIAKLELYISK comes from the coding sequence ATGAGAGAACTTTTGACGATTTCTCTTGTCTTTATTTTGTCGTTTAACAAAATAACAGCACAAGAATCAATCATTGAACACAAAATTCAAAAAGGAGAAACTGCTTATTTCATAGCCCAGAAATATAAAGTTTCCTTAGATGAGATTTACAAATTAAATCCCGAATCACAAAACGGATTAAGGGATAACCAGATTGTCCGGATTCCTGTGCATACTCCAATTATGGAGACAGAAATCAAACAACTTACACACACAGTTGCTGCCAAAGAAACATTGTTTGGATTGTCAAAACAATACAATGTGAGTGTCGAAGCCATTCAAAATGAAAACACTTCAATCCTTGCTGATGGATTAAAAATTGGTCAGGAACTTATTATTCCACAAGAAAACAACAGTAAAGTAAAAAATGCCTCTATAAATACAGTTACTTCTTCTAAAGCAATGCATCAGGTTTTAGCAAAAGAATCTTTATTTAGTATTGCCAGACAATATAATGTTTCGGTTCAGGATTTGGAAACTTTAAATAAGGATATCTTATTAAATGGTTTGCAGATAGGACAAACAATTGTAATTCCGAATAAAAGAAAAACAATCGATGGCAGAGTTCGTATTATAAATGGAGAGACTATTTTTCATGTTGTAGCTCCAAAAGAGACAAAATATTCGATTGCTAAAAAATATGGAATTACAATAGATCAGCTTGAGTCTCAAAATCCTGAGATTGTAAACGGATTAGTTGAAGGTAATAAGTTAGCTATTAATATTAAAGAAATTACGCCTACCAACGATAATGAGGAGTTGATGCTTGCATTGGCAGAGAAACAAGTTGTAGTCGAAAAAACCAAAGCTAAGACAATCGAATTAGAAGATTTAAAAGATCGATTGGTGATTCAAAAAGAGATGAACCAAAAAGTAATTAAAATCAACGATCTTAATGTTGATCTTAAGGGCATGGATGGTTTAAAAGGTAATTCGATTGAGAAACTGCGACTTGTTTTAGAAGCTAATAAAAATGTTCAGGAAGTCTTAATGTCAAAATTAGATTCACTGGTTGTAATTATGACTGATGATTTAACTGAATTAAAAAAGATGGATATCTTGAATATGAAAGAGTCCAAACGGTTAGAGAAGAAATCGTATGAAAGCATTTCAAAGACTAACGAATTATCATCTCAGCTAAAAAAAGAATTAGCAGAGAACAGAAAGTCTTATGCTGGCTTGATGAATAAAGTAGAACGAATCGCTGTTGAAGAAAATCAAGAGTACAAAAGAAAGGTTCGTGAGAATATTAAAAATAAAACTGGGGAGACGTTATTGCAAAGTCTTTCTTTAGAAAAAATCCAGTATTATAAAATTGATCAAGAGAAAAATGATGCTCAGAATCAAAAATTGATTGCTAAAATTGATTCATTAGATACTCAGAAAAAAATAGAAGTAAAACGACGAATAAGTAAAGCTTCGTTTTACGGATCTGAAGCCCGCGAATTTGATGATAGATTGGCTTTGGTAAAATTAAAAAGATACCAAGATAAAGTATTACATAATCAAATAAATACTGAAACTCCGATTACGACGTTATCATTAGATGAAATAAAGCAGAAGATAAAAGAAGATCCACTTTATAATAATGAAGAGGTAAAGATTGAAGTTTTTGATAACCTAAAAGCAGTTCCTAACGGATATTATTTGGTTTTAGGTATATTTACAGACGCTACGCAAAGAGATCAGTTTATTATGAAGCTGATAGACACAGGTGATTTTAATGCCAGTTTCTTCTATAATGTAAACAGCCAATCGTATTATGTTTATTCTGATGCTTTTGAAAACATAGAAGAAGCTTTATATAAGTACAAACAAAAAGAAAATACGCCACTTTATAAAAATTGGAGTATTGCTAAATTAGAATTATACATTAGCAAATAA
- a CDS encoding LysM peptidoglycan-binding domain-containing protein: MKYISILITTVFLISYSVFSQDKISKHTVAKGETINQIAQKYKVTPYDIYKLNPDAQRGLKLDSVLLIPNNSGKATSSEKVTATTVTPKKTNGTITHEVVAKETLFGIEKKYNISDEALKKANPFLEKDGLQIGQTLVIPSGNSTAKDSKTIPATKLVPAKKEQYVYHDVLAKETKYSIAKQYGITVEELEKRNPEVVPNLPVGYRLTIKGTAPKTVATTAPIVKNEVKSPVIETVKKVSYADYQVRPKETLYSLSKTFGLSQDELIKLNPTLSGGVQEGMILKVPAGIMPPPEIKSETRPEIKEEVKEIVTLSKKRGSNDRKKIALLLPFNLSKIQNDTTSTASRLKKDKFLSMTLDFYSGALMAIDSAKVLGLPIDVSIFDSQETKGGSNVASIIQNNRLQETDAVIGPFYQSNAESTAKLLLESDVPVISPLSKDKGNAFDNLYQTIPSNDITRNAMFDYMRSKGGNIIAVVDKKKESVRQYIQQNQKGVIFAPVTEAGDFNPAGLKIQFVPNRMNYVVMETANTAMINATIKVLLSSMSAYQVQLVILEPNNTLDTDEVSFESLTKLKLMYPSITRENESSGALIFEKEYRIKNKINPNTYATRGFDVTFDTMMRLSQGKTYEETANEIATEQIDNKFEFYKKEDGGYANKGVYILYYDSDLTIKEAN, encoded by the coding sequence ATGAAATACATTTCAATACTAATTACAACCGTTTTTTTGATATCTTATTCTGTTTTTTCACAGGATAAAATTAGTAAACACACTGTTGCCAAGGGGGAAACAATTAACCAAATTGCGCAAAAATATAAGGTGACTCCTTATGATATTTATAAACTGAACCCTGATGCACAAAGAGGATTAAAGCTGGATAGTGTTTTGTTGATCCCGAATAACTCAGGAAAAGCTACAAGTTCAGAAAAAGTCACAGCAACAACAGTTACTCCTAAAAAAACAAATGGAACAATTACGCATGAAGTAGTGGCTAAGGAAACACTTTTTGGGATTGAAAAAAAATATAACATTTCAGATGAAGCTTTAAAAAAAGCCAATCCATTTCTTGAAAAAGATGGTTTACAAATAGGACAGACGCTTGTTATTCCTTCAGGGAATAGTACCGCAAAAGATTCAAAAACAATACCTGCCACAAAGTTAGTTCCTGCTAAAAAAGAGCAATATGTTTATCATGATGTTTTGGCAAAGGAAACTAAATATTCGATTGCAAAACAATACGGAATTACAGTAGAAGAATTAGAAAAACGCAATCCAGAAGTTGTTCCTAACCTGCCAGTAGGATATCGTTTAACTATAAAAGGAACTGCTCCAAAAACTGTTGCGACTACAGCTCCTATTGTTAAAAATGAAGTGAAGTCTCCAGTAATTGAAACTGTTAAGAAAGTATCGTATGCAGATTATCAGGTAAGACCAAAGGAAACATTATATAGTTTGTCTAAAACATTTGGTTTATCGCAAGACGAATTAATAAAATTGAATCCTACACTATCCGGAGGAGTTCAAGAAGGGATGATTTTGAAAGTTCCTGCTGGAATTATGCCACCACCAGAAATAAAATCAGAAACTAGACCAGAAATTAAAGAAGAGGTTAAAGAGATTGTTACTTTATCTAAAAAGAGAGGATCTAATGATCGTAAGAAAATAGCGTTATTGTTGCCATTTAATTTATCTAAAATTCAAAATGATACAACAAGCACTGCTAGTCGTTTGAAGAAAGACAAGTTTTTAAGTATGACTTTAGATTTTTATTCTGGGGCATTAATGGCAATAGACTCGGCTAAAGTTCTTGGATTACCAATAGATGTTTCTATTTTTGATTCGCAAGAAACTAAAGGAGGTTCAAATGTAGCTTCAATTATTCAAAATAATAGATTACAAGAAACCGATGCAGTAATCGGGCCATTCTACCAAAGCAATGCAGAGTCAACTGCTAAGTTATTACTAGAAAGCGATGTTCCGGTAATTTCTCCTTTGTCTAAAGATAAAGGGAATGCTTTTGATAATCTGTATCAGACTATTCCTTCGAACGATATTACTAGGAATGCTATGTTTGATTATATGCGTTCTAAAGGAGGAAATATAATTGCAGTTGTTGATAAGAAAAAAGAATCAGTAAGACAATATATTCAACAAAACCAAAAAGGAGTAATTTTTGCACCAGTCACAGAAGCAGGTGATTTTAATCCTGCAGGTTTAAAAATTCAGTTTGTACCTAACAGAATGAATTATGTCGTAATGGAAACAGCTAATACGGCTATGATTAATGCTACAATTAAAGTTTTATTGAGTTCTATGTCGGCATATCAAGTACAGTTGGTAATTCTAGAACCAAATAATACATTAGACACAGACGAGGTTAGCTTTGAAAGTTTGACTAAGTTGAAATTAATGTATCCATCAATAACACGTGAAAATGAATCTTCAGGTGCACTTATTTTTGAAAAAGAGTATAGAATCAAAAATAAGATCAATCCAAATACGTATGCTACCAGAGGTTTTGATGTTACTTTTGATACTATGATGCGTTTGTCTCAGGGGAAAACCTATGAGGAAACTGCAAACGAAATCGCAACGGAACAAATAGATAATAAATTTGAATTTTATAAAAAAGAAGATGGAGGCTATGCCAATAAAGGCGTTTACATCTTGTATTACGATAGTGATTTAACAATAAAAGAAGCGAACTAA
- a CDS encoding OsmC family protein yields the protein MTSKVTYLGDLRTKSIHVQSGSEIISDAPLDNNGKGEAFSPTDTVANALASCMMTIMGIKARDMNVDIANSTADVTKIMSAEPRRIGAIEIVFEMKGTDDEKSKTILERAGMTCPVFLSLHPEIEKRITFNWK from the coding sequence ATGACATCAAAAGTAACCTACTTAGGAGATTTAAGAACTAAATCAATACATGTACAATCAGGAAGTGAAATCATTTCTGATGCACCTTTAGATAATAATGGAAAAGGAGAAGCTTTTTCTCCAACAGATACTGTAGCAAATGCTTTGGCAAGTTGTATGATGACTATTATGGGAATTAAAGCCCGTGATATGAATGTTGATATTGCTAACTCTACTGCTGATGTTACTAAGATAATGAGTGCTGAACCTAGAAGAATTGGAGCAATAGAGATTGTTTTTGAAATGAAAGGAACAGACGATGAAAAAAGTAAAACGATCTTGGAGAGAGCTGGTATGACTTGCCCAGTTTTCTTGAGTTTACATCCTGAAATCGAAAAGCGAATTACTTTTAACTGGAAGTAG
- a CDS encoding beta-galactosidase family protein, with amino-acid sequence MKKIYYLALLFSLLITIPLYAQPKQTFAISDGNFLLNGKPTQIHSGEMHYSRIPQQYWRHRLKMMKSMGLNAVATYVFWNYHEITPGVWDFKTGNKNVAEYIKIAQEEGLFVILRPGPYVCAEWEFGGYPWFLQNVPNMVIRGNNKEYLTATKAYFTELYNQVKDLQITKGGPIIMVQGENEFGSYVAQRKDIPLEEHKKYSAAVFQQLKDIGFEVPFFTSDGSWLFEGGALPGALPTANGESDITKLKTVVNQFNNNQGPYMVAEFYPGWLDHWAEPFPTQKPEQTVRQTKKYLDNQVSFNYYMIHGGTNFGFTSGANYDKEHDIQPDMTSYDYDAPISEAGWATPKYNALRELLKTAETPDIPAKIPVITIPNIKLTKAVDLADLKSKITPVIEDNPLTFEQLNQGNGYVWYSKKFTQPISGKLELNGLRDYAIVYVNGKKVAELNRYYKKYNCEIEVPFNATLDIVVENMGRINYGAQINANNKGIISPVIINGETITGDWEMYKLPMTSEPDLIAYQNSAKTNRPTLYQGTFKLSKTGDTFLDMRDWGKGIVFINGINIGRYWSVGPQQTLYVPGCWLKKGKNNITIFEQKNETIQKEVKTIDTPILEDLKPEKGIPN; translated from the coding sequence ATGAAAAAAATCTATTATTTAGCCCTCTTATTTTCTTTATTAATAACAATACCTCTATATGCTCAACCAAAACAAACTTTTGCTATAAGCGATGGTAATTTTCTATTGAATGGTAAACCTACACAAATCCATTCGGGCGAAATGCACTATTCTCGAATTCCACAACAATACTGGCGTCATCGCCTAAAAATGATGAAATCAATGGGATTAAATGCAGTAGCAACGTATGTATTTTGGAACTATCACGAAATAACTCCTGGAGTTTGGGATTTTAAAACAGGTAATAAAAACGTAGCTGAATATATTAAAATAGCACAAGAAGAAGGCTTATTCGTAATCTTACGTCCAGGTCCTTATGTATGTGCCGAATGGGAATTTGGAGGCTATCCGTGGTTTTTACAAAATGTACCTAATATGGTAATTCGTGGCAACAACAAAGAATATCTAACTGCAACCAAAGCCTATTTTACCGAATTGTATAATCAGGTTAAAGATTTACAAATTACTAAAGGAGGTCCTATTATCATGGTACAAGGAGAGAATGAATTCGGTTCTTATGTTGCACAGCGAAAAGACATACCCTTAGAAGAACATAAAAAATATAGCGCGGCTGTATTCCAACAATTAAAAGACATTGGTTTCGAAGTTCCTTTCTTTACTTCTGATGGAAGTTGGTTATTTGAAGGTGGCGCCTTACCAGGAGCTTTACCAACAGCAAACGGAGAAAGTGATATTACTAAACTAAAAACGGTAGTCAATCAATTCAATAATAATCAAGGCCCTTATATGGTGGCAGAATTTTACCCTGGATGGTTAGATCATTGGGCAGAACCATTCCCAACTCAAAAACCAGAACAAACCGTACGTCAGACAAAAAAATATTTAGACAACCAAGTTTCGTTTAATTATTATATGATTCACGGAGGAACAAACTTTGGCTTTACTTCTGGTGCTAATTACGACAAAGAACACGATATTCAGCCCGATATGACGTCCTACGATTATGATGCTCCGATTAGTGAAGCTGGTTGGGCAACTCCAAAATATAATGCACTTAGAGAATTATTAAAAACAGCCGAAACTCCAGACATTCCTGCCAAAATACCTGTAATAACTATTCCGAATATTAAGCTTACTAAAGCAGTCGATTTAGCTGATTTAAAATCAAAAATCACTCCTGTAATAGAAGACAATCCACTAACATTCGAACAGTTAAATCAAGGTAACGGTTATGTTTGGTACAGCAAAAAATTCACTCAGCCCATTAGCGGAAAATTAGAATTAAATGGATTACGTGACTATGCAATAGTATATGTAAACGGAAAAAAAGTAGCTGAGTTAAATCGTTATTATAAAAAGTACAATTGCGAAATCGAAGTTCCCTTTAATGCTACTCTAGATATTGTTGTTGAAAACATGGGACGTATCAATTACGGAGCACAAATTAATGCCAATAATAAAGGAATTATAAGTCCTGTTATTATTAATGGAGAAACAATTACTGGCGATTGGGAAATGTATAAATTACCTATGACTTCTGAACCAGATTTGATAGCATACCAAAATTCAGCAAAAACAAACCGTCCAACTTTATACCAAGGTACTTTTAAACTTAGTAAAACTGGAGACACATTTTTAGATATGCGCGATTGGGGTAAAGGAATTGTATTTATAAACGGAATTAATATTGGTCGTTACTGGAGTGTTGGTCCTCAACAAACACTATACGTACCAGGATGTTGGCTTAAAAAAGGTAAAAACAATATTACCATTTTTGAACAAAAAAATGAAACTATTCAAAAAGAAGTAAAAACAATAGATACTCCTATCTTAGAAGACCTGAAACCCGAAAAAGGTATACCGAATTAA
- a CDS encoding Gfo/Idh/MocA family protein codes for MKTSIFKFILISCFFLGYATSSAQMIKTPTPPRAKGQKDVLRLATAPIPNVRVAFIGLGMRGPGAVERMTHIPGVEIVALCDMTQENTAKANEILTKRGLPKAQEFYGDANAWKKVTALPNVDLVYIATDWKNHANIGTQAMKDGKHVAIEVPGAMNMKEIWDLIDTSEKTRKHCMMLENCVYDFFELTTLNMAQQGLFGEILHAEGSYIHGLQPFWGEYWNNWRMDYNKKHRGDIYATHGMGPACQALNIHRGDKMNYLVSMDTKAVGNPAYIKEKSGVDVKDFRNGDHTMTMIRTENGKTIQIQHDVTSPRPYSRMYQLSGTKGFANKYPVEGYALDAKSISSDIKPDHENLNAHRFMPEEVKKALMEKYKHPIVAGIEEKAKQVGGHGGMDFIMDYRLIYCLQNGLPLDMDVYDLAEWSCLAPLTEISLDNNSSPVEIPDFTRGGWNKLKGLEFSK; via the coding sequence ATGAAAACTAGTATCTTTAAATTTATTCTAATATCCTGCTTCTTTTTAGGATATGCTACTTCTTCAGCTCAAATGATTAAGACACCTACTCCTCCTCGTGCCAAAGGACAAAAAGATGTTTTACGTTTAGCTACAGCACCAATTCCAAATGTTCGTGTTGCTTTTATCGGACTCGGAATGCGTGGTCCAGGAGCAGTAGAACGTATGACACATATTCCTGGAGTTGAAATAGTTGCATTATGTGACATGACCCAAGAAAACACAGCTAAAGCAAATGAGATTCTAACTAAAAGAGGACTTCCTAAAGCACAAGAATTTTATGGAGATGCTAATGCATGGAAAAAAGTTACAGCATTACCAAATGTAGACTTAGTATACATTGCTACTGATTGGAAAAATCACGCTAACATTGGTACTCAAGCCATGAAAGATGGTAAACACGTAGCTATAGAAGTTCCTGGTGCAATGAATATGAAAGAAATCTGGGATCTTATCGATACTTCAGAAAAAACTCGTAAACACTGTATGATGTTAGAAAACTGTGTGTATGATTTCTTCGAACTTACTACATTAAACATGGCTCAACAAGGTTTATTTGGAGAAATTCTTCATGCTGAAGGTTCTTATATTCACGGTCTTCAACCATTTTGGGGAGAATACTGGAATAACTGGCGTATGGATTACAACAAAAAACACCGTGGTGACATTTACGCAACACATGGTATGGGACCAGCTTGTCAGGCATTAAACATTCACCGTGGTGACAAAATGAACTACTTAGTATCTATGGATACAAAAGCAGTAGGAAACCCTGCTTACATTAAAGAAAAATCTGGAGTTGATGTTAAAGACTTTAGAAACGGTGATCATACTATGACTATGATTCGTACAGAAAATGGTAAAACAATCCAAATTCAACATGATGTAACATCTCCACGCCCATACAGTCGTATGTACCAACTTAGTGGAACTAAAGGATTTGCTAATAAATATCCTGTAGAAGGTTATGCATTAGATGCAAAATCAATTAGCTCAGATATTAAACCTGATCATGAAAACTTAAATGCACACAGATTCATGCCAGAAGAAGTGAAAAAAGCATTAATGGAAAAATACAAACACCCAATTGTTGCAGGAATAGAAGAAAAAGCAAAACAAGTTGGTGGACACGGTGGAATGGATTTCATCATGGATTACCGTTTGATTTACTGCTTACAAAACGGATTACCTCTTGATATGGATGTGTACGATTTAGCTGAATGGTCTTGTTTAGCTCCATTAACAGAAATTTCTCTTGACAATAATTCATCTCCAGTAGAAATTCCTGATTTCACACGTGGTGGTTGGAACAAATTAAAAGGTTTAGAATTTTCTAAATAA
- a CDS encoding DUF3472 domain-containing protein, which produces MKYFKIIFSFLTLVFLSTNVLAQDSKNEIHLPLGGNAFSSNNHENNNTITDNGIENWTNPKEYFTVYFRVSTPGLIRISTDENVTIQGKSTLEFGINKEFKKIEFDQSNKKPILIGEWKIVDTGYVALKIKGISKTQNSFPSISKLIIDGAALQGKVAYVPNNDDNFFHWGRRGPSVHLNYEIPEKVNVQWYYNEITVPVNEDKIGSYYMANGFGEGYFGIQVNSETERRVLFSVWSPFVTDDPKSIPDSHKIKMLKKGENVKTGEFGNEGSGGQSYLKYNWKAGTTYKFLLNGVPQNDNSTTYTAYFYAPEQKKWILIASFNRPQTNTYLKRFHSFLENFVPQQGNKSRKVLFNNQWYCDDKGIWKEIDTATFTVDNTGRKGYRMDYSGGIEKGFFF; this is translated from the coding sequence ATGAAATATTTTAAAATTATTTTCTCTTTCCTTACATTGGTATTTTTAAGTACAAATGTATTAGCACAAGATTCAAAAAACGAAATTCATTTGCCTCTTGGTGGCAATGCTTTCAGTTCTAATAATCATGAGAATAACAATACTATAACTGATAATGGAATAGAAAACTGGACTAACCCTAAAGAATATTTTACGGTTTATTTTAGAGTTTCAACTCCAGGGTTAATCCGAATTTCTACAGATGAAAATGTAACTATTCAAGGAAAATCTACATTAGAATTTGGCATTAACAAAGAATTCAAAAAAATCGAATTTGACCAATCTAACAAAAAACCTATTCTAATAGGAGAATGGAAAATTGTTGACACAGGATATGTGGCTTTAAAAATAAAAGGAATCTCTAAAACACAAAATAGTTTTCCTTCTATTTCTAAATTAATCATTGATGGGGCGGCACTTCAAGGAAAGGTTGCCTATGTTCCAAATAATGATGATAATTTTTTTCATTGGGGTCGAAGAGGTCCTTCTGTACATTTAAATTACGAAATACCAGAAAAAGTGAATGTTCAATGGTATTACAACGAAATTACTGTTCCTGTAAACGAAGATAAAATAGGATCTTATTATATGGCAAACGGTTTTGGCGAAGGTTATTTTGGGATTCAGGTAAATTCTGAAACAGAACGCCGTGTATTATTCTCTGTTTGGAGTCCTTTTGTTACTGATGATCCTAAAAGTATTCCAGATTCGCATAAAATTAAAATGCTTAAAAAGGGAGAAAATGTAAAAACTGGTGAGTTTGGAAATGAAGGATCTGGCGGACAAAGCTATTTAAAATACAACTGGAAAGCAGGAACCACTTATAAGTTCTTACTTAATGGAGTTCCTCAAAACGACAACTCAACTACATACACCGCTTACTTTTATGCACCTGAACAAAAAAAATGGATCTTAATTGCTAGTTTTAATCGTCCGCAAACTAACACCTATTTAAAAAGATTTCATTCCTTCTTAGAAAATTTTGTACCACAACAAGGAAATAAATCCCGCAAAGTTTTGTTTAACAATCAATGGTATTGCGATGACAAAGGAATTTGGAAAGAAATAGACACTGCCACTTTCACTGTAGATAATACGGGCAGAAAAGGATATAGAATGGACTATTCCGGTGGTATAGAAAAAGGTTTTTTCTTTTAA
- a CDS encoding RagB/SusD family nutrient uptake outer membrane protein, with product MKKIFILFITLSFLSSCELEREPYGSYTKDKIMNDKEAAVEVLLNGCYAQLKNWSDQMHRIGEYSADNIMIRGTSTDGFFPFISYQHTPINDRLTTFWNNSYKVISQSSDLMKMISEGESPKMDQQLGEAYYLRGMLYFYLGKTFGRPYAQSPETNLGVPIVNGLPDDLANINLPDRTTVKATYEQAISDLKKGEALMNENRTASYATKQAAQAMLSRVYLYMSGTYETPNQQYADLSIEYANKVISSGRYNLLSRNDFMKYNTFAPDASGQTETIFAVKRVASEYSGDDHYNGIGGMYANIQGQGWGEMYASAKYLDLLRKSGLKKDARWAFIDPQYALDASNNKTAAFRFITDAFDKDNVQTGYNYVQQPLKTNPNGSYYITIADVNYNLTAVNAAENSYSIVYGGKTYVGEKDYMMLLNRVYPMYYITKCSLQDNSSHLHSPTISRLAEMYLNMAEAYAKKGDYQNAVTNLNVIRERSIIGGGYTSLTSTNAAQLIDEERQLELAFEAHRGSDVYRNGQTMTRHYPGPHSPMIDYPATSLRVVQYIPQSEINAYPGTLTQNP from the coding sequence ATGAAAAAAATATTCATATTATTTATTACCCTCAGTTTTCTATCTTCATGTGAGTTAGAGCGAGAACCATATGGCTCTTACACAAAAGATAAAATCATGAACGATAAAGAAGCTGCTGTAGAAGTACTTCTTAACGGATGTTACGCACAACTTAAGAATTGGTCGGATCAGATGCACCGTATTGGTGAGTATTCTGCAGATAATATCATGATTAGAGGAACCTCTACTGATGGATTCTTCCCTTTTATTTCTTATCAACATACTCCTATAAATGATAGATTAACCACTTTTTGGAATAATAGCTACAAAGTTATTTCACAATCAAGTGACCTTATGAAAATGATTTCTGAAGGCGAAAGCCCTAAAATGGATCAACAATTAGGAGAAGCGTATTACTTAAGAGGAATGCTTTATTTCTATTTAGGTAAAACATTCGGTAGACCTTATGCACAATCACCAGAAACTAATTTAGGCGTGCCAATTGTAAATGGATTACCTGATGATTTAGCCAACATTAATCTACCAGACAGGACTACTGTAAAAGCAACTTATGAGCAAGCAATAAGTGACCTTAAAAAAGGAGAAGCTTTAATGAATGAAAACAGAACAGCAAGTTATGCTACTAAACAAGCGGCACAAGCAATGCTTTCTAGAGTGTATTTATACATGAGTGGTACATATGAAACACCAAATCAACAATATGCTGATTTGTCTATTGAATATGCAAACAAAGTAATTTCTAGTGGTCGTTACAATTTACTTAGTAGAAACGATTTTATGAAATACAACACTTTTGCACCTGATGCAAGCGGGCAAACTGAAACTATTTTTGCTGTTAAACGTGTCGCTTCAGAATACTCTGGAGATGATCATTATAATGGTATTGGTGGTATGTATGCTAATATACAAGGACAAGGTTGGGGAGAAATGTATGCAAGTGCAAAATACCTAGACTTATTACGTAAATCTGGTCTAAAGAAAGATGCAAGATGGGCTTTTATTGATCCTCAATATGCATTGGATGCTTCCAATAATAAAACAGCCGCTTTCCGCTTTATAACAGATGCTTTTGATAAAGATAATGTACAAACTGGATATAACTATGTTCAACAACCGCTTAAAACGAATCCAAATGGTAGCTATTATATTACTATAGCAGATGTAAATTACAACCTTACAGCGGTTAATGCTGCCGAGAACAGCTATTCAATTGTTTATGGAGGTAAAACATATGTAGGTGAAAAAGATTATATGATGTTATTAAATCGTGTATATCCAATGTACTACATTACAAAATGTTCTTTACAAGATAACAGCTCTCACCTGCATTCACCTACTATTTCAAGATTAGCCGAAATGTATTTGAATATGGCAGAAGCTTATGCTAAAAAAGGAGATTATCAAAATGCTGTTACTAATTTAAATGTAATTAGAGAAAGATCAATCATAGGTGGAGGATACACTTCATTAACAAGTACAAATGCAGCACAACTTATTGATGAAGAGCGTCAATTAGAACTTGCTTTTGAAGCACACCGTGGTTCTGATGTGTACAGAAATGGACAAACAATGACTCGTCACTATCCTGGACCTCATTCTCCAATGATAGATTATCCAGCAACAAGCCTAAGAGTAGTACAATATATTCCTCAATCGGAAATAAATGCTTATCCTGGGACTTTAACTCAAAATCCATAA